One genomic window of Cottoperca gobio chromosome 10, fCotGob3.1, whole genome shotgun sequence includes the following:
- the nkrf gene encoding NF-kappa-B-repressing factor: protein MAEGTDTGEMPSFDPSPSSEAKKRPISSDGRDEPMRKMPVSKFGSRPRFEPVHFVSGGSSGGTAADEKENDKERRRSESHGARPWDSEHYSGRVQGSSSLRPAFDRVPSYSSDSWGSQRDKDRDTETFSGSTSGLGFGGHGSTSNFMAKTQQDYSAKYEAHSSRTPDSYSQPQRYNGYGGASRSGGWDSGRQGFGYSNQDRPPSSRPFSRVYNSPGRSSPATSQSGSLSQPIPISISQPTLDEKQRLISNVAFALAVALKDPMFMTGSESPNYNFMLSRSIQACKTNPEYIYVNLKDIPQADLPKNRKVPTDGYACELRCQGVYLATGYSGSKNGARDRASEQAVKLFLKTVEVRVVQRKYRHSVVSDIVVCQIHSPTPGFLPALRNPEDKPTPSSKGQYEPDQRKHWTEFVVMDNAHDAICILNNSAAFNRMKIDYKFDLLPNNSAWLCSVFLQSELVAQATGTKKTSKHSAAEDAVRKLRMNQAQRQQQQQEQEQQQQQQQPLPPQYSRGNNQSDCGGRFGQQVNKKKHLSELVILENSDNAICIINDTAQFNKVTADYKFTVLPDHRWRCEVYLEGQYVAAGIGPKKIVKHIAAKEALTTLRQTQAVVKSNLRKEGHIDAISRSQILARSGEEATRQEIKEDNIGNQLLRKMGWKGGGLGRDGEGIAEPIKVKEQFSREGLGLDTDKSGNQLSKRDIEDIIRNYASSDRQDDLRFSTDLTNDERKQIHQISQKYGLRSKSYGQGRQRFLIVSRKVHKDQLIGQLLQEGQVGRYELVKPQASH from the exons ATGGCAGAAGGGACCGACACTGGCGAAATGCCCTCCTTTGACCCAAGTCCTAGTTCTGAAGCAAAAAAAAGACCAATTTCTTCTGATGGCA GAGACGAGCCCATGAGGAAAATGCCTGTGTCAAAATTTGGTTCAAGACCTCGATTTGAGCCTGTACACTTTGTCAGCGGTGGAAGCAGCGGAGGAACTGCCGCTGATGAGAAGGAGAACGATAAGGAGCGCAGGAGGAGCGAGTCCCATGGTGCGAGACCATGGGACTCTGAACACTACAGCGGCAGAGTGCAGGGCTCTTCCTCCCTAAGGCCTGCTTTTGACAGAGTGCCATCTTACAGTTCTGACTCTTGGGGTTcccaaagagacaaagacagagacacagagacctTTTCAGGTAGTACAAGTGGGTTGGGGTTTGGAGGACATGGGTCCACTTCAAACTTCATGGCAAAAACACAGCAGGACTACTCAGCCAAGTATGAAGCGCACTCTTCTCGAACTCCAGATTCTTATTCTCAGCCCCAAAGATACAATGGATACGGGGGAGCGAGCAGATCAGGAGGCTGGGATTCAGGACGTCAGGGTTTTGGGTACAGTAATCAGGACCGGCCGCCATCAAGCAGGCCATTCAGCAGAGTGTACAACAGCCCGGGCAGGAGCAGCCCCGCCACTTCTCAGTCGGGCTCTTTATCACAACCTATTCCTATTTCTATATCTCAGCCAACATTAGATGAGAAGCAAAGGCTGATTTCCAATGTAGCGTTTGCATTGGCTGTTGCTTTGAAGGACCCTATGTTCATGACTGGAAGTGAGTCGCCAAACTATAATTTCATGTTGAGCCGCAGCATTCAGGCCTGTAAGACCAATCCTGAGTATATTTATGTCAACCTGAAAGACATTCCTCAGGCTGACCTACCGAAGAACAGGAAAGTACCAACAGACGGTTACGCCTGTGAACTGAGATGTCAGGGTGTGTATCTTGCTACCGGATACTCTGGTAGTAAAAATGGAGCGAGGGACCGGGCCTCTGAGCAGGCTGTAAAACTCTTTCTGAAAACAGTTGAGGTTCGTGTGGTGCAGCGCAAATACAGACACTCGGTAGTCAGTGACATAGTGGTTTGCCAGATCCACAGCCCTACCCCGGGCTTTTTACCTGCACTCCGAAACCCAGAGGATAAACCGACACCCAGCTCCAAAGGCCAATACGAGCCTGACCAACGGAAGCACTGGACAGAGTTTGTGGTCATGGACAATGCTCACGACGCCATCTGCATACTCAACAATTCTGCAGCTTTTAATCGCATGAAGATAGACTATAAGTTTGACCTGCTCCCCAACAACAGTGCTTGGCTGTGCAGTGTTTTCCTGCAGAGTGAGCTGGTGGCGCAGGCAACAGGTACCAAAAAGACCTCAAAGCATTCAGCGGCTGAAGACGCAGTGAGGAAACTTCGCATGAACCAGGCACAacgacagcagcagcagcaagagcaagagcagcagcagcaacaacaacaaccgcTACCACCACAATACTCCAGAGGAAATAATCAATCAGATTGTGGTGGACGCTTTGGGCAACAGGTTAACAAAAAGAAGCATCTGAGCGAGTTGGTCATTCTGGAAAACTCTGACAATGCAATCTGCATCATTAATGACACAGCGCAGTTTAATAAAGTGACTGCTGATTACAAGTTCACGGTTCTGCCTGATCATCGCTGGAGGTGTGAAGTTTACTTGGAAGGACAGTATGTAGCCGCAGGAATTGGACCCAAGAAAATAGTGAAGCACATTGCAGCAAAGGAGGCCTTAACTACACTGAGGCAGACGCAGGCTGTGGTCAAATCCAACCTAAGAAAGGAGGGGCACATCGACGCCATATCCCGATCCCAGATCCTGGCTCGCTCTGGTGAAGAGGCCACGAGGCAGGAGATTAAGGAAGACAACATCGGAAACCAGCTGCTCCGCAAGATGGGCTGGAAAGGAGGTGGTCTGGGCCGAGATGGGGAGGGCATCGCAGAACCAATCAAAGTGAAAGAACAGTTCTCCAGAGAAGGGTTGGGTCTGGACACTGACAAATCTGGAAACCAGCTCAGCAAGCGTGATATTGAGGACATCATTCGTAACTATGCCAGTTCAGACCGACAGGATGATCTTCGCTTCTCCACTGACCTCACCAACGATGAACGAAAGCAGATCCACCAGATATCTCAGAAGTACGGCCTACGGAGCAAGTCGTACGGACAGGGACGGCAACGGTTCCTTATAGTCAGTCGCAAAGTACACAAAGACCAGCTCATTGGTCAGCTTTTACAGGAGGGACAGGTGGGACGATATGAGCTTGTGAAACCTCAGGCCTCTCATTGA